One window of Mesoplodon densirostris isolate mMesDen1 chromosome 15, mMesDen1 primary haplotype, whole genome shotgun sequence genomic DNA carries:
- the TCHP gene encoding trichoplein keratin filament-binding protein isoform X1: MLIQNTSRCDTWIGPLSMALPTLPSSWCSRRLPDQQAARQRHQEQEAQLRQQWDQNSRYFKVSDICSSKQAEWSSKASYQRSMHAYQREKMKEEGRKCLEARRQRLRQLLVEEQDLLARELEELRLSMNLRERRIREQHGNLKSAREEQRKLLAEQLLYEHWKKNHPKLREIELELHKKHVINSWETQKEEKKQQEAAEEEKEKRYENEYETARREALERMKAEEERRQLEGKLQADALRQQMEELKVKEMEATKLKKEQENLLNQRWELERLEEERKQMAASWQKAELGRFLRHQYNVQLNRRTQQIQEELEADRRILQALLEEEDENQRVHLARREQAQADVAWMKQVIEEQLQVERAREAELQMLLREEAKEMWEKREAEWARERSARDRLMSEVLTGRQQQIQEKIEQNRREQEESLRHREQLIRDLEEARESAHREKEESEELKSARKQELEAQVAERQLQAWEADQQEEEEEEEARQAEQLTDALLRQEAKMMAEQGYRPKPYGHPRIAWN, encoded by the exons ATGCTAATCCAGAACACTTCCAGATGTGACACCTGGATTGGGCCACTCTCT ATGGCACTCCCCACGCTGCCCTCCTCCTGGTGCAGCCGGAGGCTCCCAGATCAGCAGGCTGCACGACAGCGACACCAGGAGCAGGAGGCCCAGCTCCGGCAGCAGTGGGATCAGAACAGCCGCTACTTCAAGGTGTCTGACATCTGCAGCTCCAAACAGGCAGAATGGAGCTCCAAGGCCTCCTACCAGAGGAG CATGCACGCCTACCAGCGGGAGAAgatgaaggaggaggggaggaagtgtCTGGAGGCCCGACGGCAGAGACTCAGGCAGCTTCTGGTGGAGGAGCAGGACCTGCTGGCCAGAGAACTGGAGGAGCTGAGGCTGAGCATGAACTTGAGGGAAAGAAGAATCCGGGAGCAGCACGGCAATCTGAAGTCAGCCCGAGAGGAGCAAAGGAAACTG CTTGCTGAACAGCTTTTGTATGAACACTGGAAAAAGAACCACCCCAAACTTCGAGAG ATTGAATTGGAACTTCACAAGAAACATGTGATAAACTCTTGGGAaacacagaaagaggaaaaaaaacag CAAGAAGCCGccgaagaggaaaaggaaaaacggTATGAAAATGAATATGAAACGGCCCGACGGGAAGCGCTGGAACGGATGAaagcagaagaggagaggaggcaACTGGAGGGTAAACTGCAGGCAGACGCCCTGCGCCAGCAGATGGAGGAGCTGAAGGTGAAGGAGATGGAG GCCACCAAACTAAAGAAGGAGCAGGAGAATCTGCTGAACCAGCGCTGGGAGCTGGAGAGGCTGGAGGAAGAGCGGAAGCAGATGGCAGCCTCGTGGCAGAAGGCAGAGCTGGG aCGCTTTTTGAGACATCAGTATAACGTGCAGCTCAACAGACGTACACAGCAGATCCAAGAGGAACTG GAGGCAGACAGGCGCATCCTGCAGGCGCtgctggaggaggaggacgagAACCAGCGCGTGCACCTGGCCCGGAGGGAGCAGGCCCAGGCCGACGTGGCCTGGATGAAGCAGGTCATCGAGGAGCAGCTGCAAGTGGAGAGGGCGCGGGAGGCGGAGCTGCAGATGCTGTTGAG GGAGGAGGCTAAGGAAATGTGggaaaagagagaggcagagtgGGCCCGCGAGAGGAGTGCTCGAGACCGGCTGATGAGCGAG GTTCTGACAGGGAGACAACAACAAATACAGGAAAAGATTGAACAAAACCGACGGGAGCAAGAGGAATCCCTGAGACACAGAGAGCAACTTATTCGAGATCTTGAGGAGGCAAGGGAGTCAGCCCATCGTGAGAAAGAGGAGAGTGAAGAACTGAAATCGGCCAGGAAGCAGGAGCTGGAAGCCCAG GTTGCAGAGCGCCAGCTGCAGGCGTGGGAAGCGGAccagcaggaagaggaggaggaagaagaggcgAGGCAGGCAGAGCAGCTCACAGATGCCCTGCTGCGGCAGGAGGCGAAGATGATGGCCGAGCAGGGCTACCGGCCCAAG cCTTACGGACATCCCAGAATCGCTTGGAACTGA
- the TCHP gene encoding trichoplein keratin filament-binding protein isoform X3, whose translation MALPTLPSSWCSRRLPDQQAARQRHQEQEAQLRQQWDQNSRYFKVSDICSSKQAEWSSKASYQRSMHAYQREKMKEEGRKCLEARRQRLRQLLVEEQDLLARELEELRLSMNLRERRIREQHGNLKSAREEQRKLLAEQLLYEHWKKNHPKLREIELELHKKHVINSWETQKEEKKQQEAAEEEKEKRYENEYETARREALERMKAEEERRQLEGKLQADALRQQMEELKVKEMEATKLKKEQENLLNQRWELERLEEERKQMAASWQKAELGRFLRHQYNVQLNRRTQQIQEELEADRRILQALLEEEDENQRVHLARREQAQADVAWMKQVIEEQLQVERAREAELQMLLREEAKEMWEKREAEWARERSARDRLMSEVLTGRQQQIQEKIEQNRREQEESLRHREQLIRDLEEARESAHREKEESEELKSARKQELEAQVAERQLQAWEADQQEEEEEEEARQAEQLTDALLRQEAKMMAEQGYRPKPYGHPRIAWN comes from the exons ATGGCACTCCCCACGCTGCCCTCCTCCTGGTGCAGCCGGAGGCTCCCAGATCAGCAGGCTGCACGACAGCGACACCAGGAGCAGGAGGCCCAGCTCCGGCAGCAGTGGGATCAGAACAGCCGCTACTTCAAGGTGTCTGACATCTGCAGCTCCAAACAGGCAGAATGGAGCTCCAAGGCCTCCTACCAGAGGAG CATGCACGCCTACCAGCGGGAGAAgatgaaggaggaggggaggaagtgtCTGGAGGCCCGACGGCAGAGACTCAGGCAGCTTCTGGTGGAGGAGCAGGACCTGCTGGCCAGAGAACTGGAGGAGCTGAGGCTGAGCATGAACTTGAGGGAAAGAAGAATCCGGGAGCAGCACGGCAATCTGAAGTCAGCCCGAGAGGAGCAAAGGAAACTG CTTGCTGAACAGCTTTTGTATGAACACTGGAAAAAGAACCACCCCAAACTTCGAGAG ATTGAATTGGAACTTCACAAGAAACATGTGATAAACTCTTGGGAaacacagaaagaggaaaaaaaacag CAAGAAGCCGccgaagaggaaaaggaaaaacggTATGAAAATGAATATGAAACGGCCCGACGGGAAGCGCTGGAACGGATGAaagcagaagaggagaggaggcaACTGGAGGGTAAACTGCAGGCAGACGCCCTGCGCCAGCAGATGGAGGAGCTGAAGGTGAAGGAGATGGAG GCCACCAAACTAAAGAAGGAGCAGGAGAATCTGCTGAACCAGCGCTGGGAGCTGGAGAGGCTGGAGGAAGAGCGGAAGCAGATGGCAGCCTCGTGGCAGAAGGCAGAGCTGGG aCGCTTTTTGAGACATCAGTATAACGTGCAGCTCAACAGACGTACACAGCAGATCCAAGAGGAACTG GAGGCAGACAGGCGCATCCTGCAGGCGCtgctggaggaggaggacgagAACCAGCGCGTGCACCTGGCCCGGAGGGAGCAGGCCCAGGCCGACGTGGCCTGGATGAAGCAGGTCATCGAGGAGCAGCTGCAAGTGGAGAGGGCGCGGGAGGCGGAGCTGCAGATGCTGTTGAG GGAGGAGGCTAAGGAAATGTGggaaaagagagaggcagagtgGGCCCGCGAGAGGAGTGCTCGAGACCGGCTGATGAGCGAG GTTCTGACAGGGAGACAACAACAAATACAGGAAAAGATTGAACAAAACCGACGGGAGCAAGAGGAATCCCTGAGACACAGAGAGCAACTTATTCGAGATCTTGAGGAGGCAAGGGAGTCAGCCCATCGTGAGAAAGAGGAGAGTGAAGAACTGAAATCGGCCAGGAAGCAGGAGCTGGAAGCCCAG GTTGCAGAGCGCCAGCTGCAGGCGTGGGAAGCGGAccagcaggaagaggaggaggaagaagaggcgAGGCAGGCAGAGCAGCTCACAGATGCCCTGCTGCGGCAGGAGGCGAAGATGATGGCCGAGCAGGGCTACCGGCCCAAG cCTTACGGACATCCCAGAATCGCTTGGAACTGA
- the TCHP gene encoding trichoplein keratin filament-binding protein isoform X2, whose amino-acid sequence MQIDSSLWVVVSPSMALPTLPSSWCSRRLPDQQAARQRHQEQEAQLRQQWDQNSRYFKVSDICSSKQAEWSSKASYQRSMHAYQREKMKEEGRKCLEARRQRLRQLLVEEQDLLARELEELRLSMNLRERRIREQHGNLKSAREEQRKLLAEQLLYEHWKKNHPKLREIELELHKKHVINSWETQKEEKKQQEAAEEEKEKRYENEYETARREALERMKAEEERRQLEGKLQADALRQQMEELKVKEMEATKLKKEQENLLNQRWELERLEEERKQMAASWQKAELGRFLRHQYNVQLNRRTQQIQEELEADRRILQALLEEEDENQRVHLARREQAQADVAWMKQVIEEQLQVERAREAELQMLLREEAKEMWEKREAEWARERSARDRLMSEVLTGRQQQIQEKIEQNRREQEESLRHREQLIRDLEEARESAHREKEESEELKSARKQELEAQVAERQLQAWEADQQEEEEEEEARQAEQLTDALLRQEAKMMAEQGYRPKPYGHPRIAWN is encoded by the exons ATGCAAATTGATTCCTCTCTCTGGGTGGTGGTTTCTCCATCC ATGGCACTCCCCACGCTGCCCTCCTCCTGGTGCAGCCGGAGGCTCCCAGATCAGCAGGCTGCACGACAGCGACACCAGGAGCAGGAGGCCCAGCTCCGGCAGCAGTGGGATCAGAACAGCCGCTACTTCAAGGTGTCTGACATCTGCAGCTCCAAACAGGCAGAATGGAGCTCCAAGGCCTCCTACCAGAGGAG CATGCACGCCTACCAGCGGGAGAAgatgaaggaggaggggaggaagtgtCTGGAGGCCCGACGGCAGAGACTCAGGCAGCTTCTGGTGGAGGAGCAGGACCTGCTGGCCAGAGAACTGGAGGAGCTGAGGCTGAGCATGAACTTGAGGGAAAGAAGAATCCGGGAGCAGCACGGCAATCTGAAGTCAGCCCGAGAGGAGCAAAGGAAACTG CTTGCTGAACAGCTTTTGTATGAACACTGGAAAAAGAACCACCCCAAACTTCGAGAG ATTGAATTGGAACTTCACAAGAAACATGTGATAAACTCTTGGGAaacacagaaagaggaaaaaaaacag CAAGAAGCCGccgaagaggaaaaggaaaaacggTATGAAAATGAATATGAAACGGCCCGACGGGAAGCGCTGGAACGGATGAaagcagaagaggagaggaggcaACTGGAGGGTAAACTGCAGGCAGACGCCCTGCGCCAGCAGATGGAGGAGCTGAAGGTGAAGGAGATGGAG GCCACCAAACTAAAGAAGGAGCAGGAGAATCTGCTGAACCAGCGCTGGGAGCTGGAGAGGCTGGAGGAAGAGCGGAAGCAGATGGCAGCCTCGTGGCAGAAGGCAGAGCTGGG aCGCTTTTTGAGACATCAGTATAACGTGCAGCTCAACAGACGTACACAGCAGATCCAAGAGGAACTG GAGGCAGACAGGCGCATCCTGCAGGCGCtgctggaggaggaggacgagAACCAGCGCGTGCACCTGGCCCGGAGGGAGCAGGCCCAGGCCGACGTGGCCTGGATGAAGCAGGTCATCGAGGAGCAGCTGCAAGTGGAGAGGGCGCGGGAGGCGGAGCTGCAGATGCTGTTGAG GGAGGAGGCTAAGGAAATGTGggaaaagagagaggcagagtgGGCCCGCGAGAGGAGTGCTCGAGACCGGCTGATGAGCGAG GTTCTGACAGGGAGACAACAACAAATACAGGAAAAGATTGAACAAAACCGACGGGAGCAAGAGGAATCCCTGAGACACAGAGAGCAACTTATTCGAGATCTTGAGGAGGCAAGGGAGTCAGCCCATCGTGAGAAAGAGGAGAGTGAAGAACTGAAATCGGCCAGGAAGCAGGAGCTGGAAGCCCAG GTTGCAGAGCGCCAGCTGCAGGCGTGGGAAGCGGAccagcaggaagaggaggaggaagaagaggcgAGGCAGGCAGAGCAGCTCACAGATGCCCTGCTGCGGCAGGAGGCGAAGATGATGGCCGAGCAGGGCTACCGGCCCAAG cCTTACGGACATCCCAGAATCGCTTGGAACTGA